One region of Limisphaera ngatamarikiensis genomic DNA includes:
- a CDS encoding dynamin family protein produces MDHAAEVLDGLTRVVGELRLQSLEPQLAACRDRLRAGTRVEVAVLGRFKAGKSSFLNHLAGRAVLPIGVIPLTAVITRLRHGPRERVRVHFLDGSFRDIPPEQIRHYVAEDENPHNLKQVASVELELPELKPLAPLEFVDTPGLGSALTHNTEVALNWLPNVGAALVAVSADAPLGEPDLNLLDQLRRHTPTIALLLTKADLLTEAQRAEVQAFVTTQLRQRWDGGLPVFFYSIKPELAWPRSVLVAEFLEPLRQNRHQAGTAILRHKLASLRHQALNSLQLALAAATQVESARAALREKLADERRQFELLRTELALFAREQSARALDTYQTALRPAQAALQAKVTTAFQTQPELGRLRPPRLFDAWRTWLQDWLRRELTELSHSRQEMFLAPLHHTRAHLTRTLQAFHDRLAAHVKAALGVTLAQREFVLEVYEPRAPPVDVAFAFDPAFTSISWLIPMTLFRRAIQRSLLRKARYEVEKNLSQLAAEWRERVAVAIEDLRRQAESEARNELEELERMLQQSPSDAARLRERISELESLPIP; encoded by the coding sequence ATGGACCACGCCGCTGAAGTTCTCGATGGTTTGACCCGTGTGGTTGGGGAGCTGAGACTGCAGAGTCTGGAGCCCCAGCTGGCTGCCTGCCGCGATCGGTTGCGGGCCGGCACCCGCGTGGAGGTAGCGGTGCTGGGACGGTTCAAGGCGGGCAAGAGCTCGTTCCTCAACCACTTGGCCGGGCGGGCGGTGCTGCCCATCGGCGTCATACCGTTGACGGCGGTCATCACCCGGTTGCGTCACGGCCCCAGAGAACGGGTTCGGGTCCATTTTCTCGATGGATCCTTCAGGGACATACCGCCCGAGCAGATCCGCCACTACGTGGCCGAAGACGAGAATCCCCACAACCTCAAGCAGGTCGCATCGGTCGAGCTGGAGTTGCCGGAGTTGAAGCCCCTGGCACCGCTGGAATTCGTGGACACCCCCGGCCTGGGCAGCGCGCTGACCCACAACACGGAGGTGGCGCTGAACTGGCTGCCGAACGTGGGCGCCGCCCTGGTGGCGGTCAGCGCCGACGCGCCCCTTGGAGAACCCGACCTGAACCTGCTGGACCAATTGCGCCGGCACACGCCAACGATCGCCCTTCTGCTGACCAAGGCCGATTTGCTGACCGAGGCCCAGCGGGCCGAAGTGCAGGCATTCGTCACGACACAGCTGCGGCAGAGGTGGGACGGCGGATTGCCGGTGTTCTTCTACTCGATCAAACCGGAGCTGGCCTGGCCCCGCTCGGTCCTGGTGGCGGAGTTTCTTGAACCGCTCCGGCAGAACCGCCACCAAGCCGGCACGGCCATACTGCGACACAAGCTGGCCTCCCTTCGCCATCAGGCGCTCAACAGTCTGCAGCTTGCCCTGGCCGCCGCCACCCAGGTGGAATCCGCCCGTGCCGCCTTGCGCGAGAAACTGGCTGACGAACGGCGGCAATTCGAGCTCCTCCGAACGGAGCTGGCCCTCTTTGCGCGCGAACAATCGGCCCGGGCGTTGGACACCTACCAGACGGCGCTGCGCCCGGCGCAGGCCGCGCTGCAGGCAAAGGTCACCACCGCCTTCCAGACCCAACCAGAGCTGGGCCGACTGCGCCCGCCCCGCCTGTTCGACGCCTGGCGAACCTGGCTGCAGGATTGGTTGCGCCGCGAACTCACCGAATTGTCCCATTCCCGGCAGGAAATGTTCCTGGCGCCACTCCACCACACCCGGGCCCACCTCACCCGAACCCTGCAGGCTTTTCACGATCGCCTGGCCGCGCACGTAAAGGCCGCCCTGGGCGTGACGCTCGCGCAGCGCGAGTTTGTGCTCGAGGTCTACGAGCCCCGGGCGCCCCCGGTGGACGTGGCCTTTGCCTTCGACCCGGCGTTCACCTCCATCAGCTGGCTCATCCCCATGACGCTGTTCCGGCGCGCGATCCAGCGCTCCCTGCTGCGCAAGGCCCGGTACGAGGTGGAAAAGAACCTTTCGCAGCTGGCGGCGGAATGGCGCGAACGCGTTGCCGTTGCCATCGAGGACCTGCGCCGGCAGGCCGAGTCCGAGGCACGGAACGAATTGGAAGAGCTCGAGCGGATGCTGCAGCAGTCCCCTTCCGACGCGGCGCGACTCCGGGAGCGGATCTCGGAGTTGGAATCGTTGCCGATCCCCTGA
- the katG gene encoding catalase/peroxidase HPI, which translates to MNAESKCPFHQGAILDAPTIPAGMGPSIRDWWPHALPLEILHQHSEKSNPMGRDFDYAREFESLDYWALKKDLAALMTQSQDWWPADFGHYGPLFIRMAWHSAGTYRIGDGRGGGGRGQQRFAPINSWPDNVSLDKARRLLWPIKQKYGRKISWADLMILAGNVALETMGFKPLGFAGGREDTWEPDLDVYWGKETKWLEDKRYGGDRELENPLAAVQMGLIYVNPEGPNGNPDPLAAARDIRETFRRMAMNDEETVALIAGGHTFGKCHGAGPASHVGPEPEAAPLEQQGLGWKSTFRSGKGPDTITSGLEVTWTQTPTRWSLYYLENLFKYEWELTKSPAGAWQWVAKDAPEIIPDAHDPNKKHKPTMLTTDLALRYDPVYEKIARRYLANPDEFARAFAKAWFKLTHRDMGPRSRYLGPEVPQEEFLWQDPIPPVDHPLIDEADIARLKQRLLNSGLSIRDLVYTAWSAASTFRGSDKRGGANGARIRLAPQRFWEANEPEQLARVLAVLEQIQSEFNRSAQGGKKVSLADLIVLGGCAAVEEAARKAGYNVTVPFHPGRTDASQEQTDVESFAVLEPYADGFRNYQKKEYSIPAEYFLVDKAQLLTLTAPEMTVLVGGLRVLGANYKNSPDGVFTRRPGVLTNDFFVNLLDMGTEWKRLDERGNRFEGRDRKTGELKWTATRVDLIFGADSRLRAVAEVYGSADGEEKFVHDFVKAWSKVMHLDRFDLKRNGHPHA; encoded by the coding sequence ATGAACGCAGAAAGCAAATGTCCATTCCATCAGGGCGCGATTCTGGATGCACCCACCATTCCGGCCGGCATGGGTCCTTCCATCCGGGACTGGTGGCCCCACGCCCTGCCGCTGGAAATCCTGCACCAGCATTCGGAGAAGTCCAATCCAATGGGCAGGGACTTCGATTATGCCCGGGAATTTGAGAGCCTCGATTATTGGGCGCTCAAGAAGGATCTGGCCGCGCTCATGACGCAATCGCAGGACTGGTGGCCGGCCGATTTTGGTCACTACGGGCCGTTGTTCATCCGCATGGCCTGGCATAGTGCCGGTACCTACCGGATTGGCGACGGCCGGGGCGGGGGCGGCCGCGGGCAGCAACGGTTCGCCCCCATCAACAGCTGGCCCGACAATGTCAGTCTGGACAAGGCCCGGCGCCTGCTCTGGCCCATCAAGCAGAAATACGGCCGGAAGATTTCCTGGGCTGATCTGATGATTCTGGCCGGTAACGTGGCACTCGAAACCATGGGGTTCAAACCGCTCGGTTTTGCCGGCGGCCGGGAGGACACCTGGGAGCCCGACCTGGACGTTTACTGGGGTAAGGAAACCAAATGGCTCGAGGACAAGCGCTACGGTGGTGACCGGGAACTCGAAAACCCACTGGCGGCCGTCCAGATGGGCCTCATTTACGTGAATCCGGAGGGACCGAACGGCAACCCCGATCCCCTGGCGGCCGCGCGGGACATTCGGGAGACGTTCCGTCGCATGGCGATGAACGATGAGGAGACGGTGGCCCTCATCGCCGGGGGGCACACGTTCGGGAAATGCCACGGTGCCGGGCCGGCCTCCCATGTGGGGCCGGAACCCGAGGCCGCGCCCCTGGAGCAGCAGGGGCTTGGTTGGAAGAGCACCTTCCGGTCCGGCAAGGGCCCGGACACGATCACCAGCGGGCTGGAGGTCACCTGGACCCAGACGCCCACGCGGTGGAGCCTGTACTACCTTGAGAACCTGTTCAAATACGAGTGGGAGCTGACGAAAAGCCCCGCCGGAGCCTGGCAATGGGTTGCCAAGGACGCGCCGGAGATCATTCCGGACGCTCACGATCCGAACAAGAAACACAAGCCCACCATGCTCACCACGGATCTGGCCCTCCGCTACGACCCGGTGTACGAAAAAATCGCGCGCCGGTACCTGGCCAACCCGGACGAGTTCGCCCGGGCCTTCGCGAAGGCGTGGTTCAAGCTCACGCACCGTGACATGGGCCCTCGTTCACGTTACCTCGGGCCCGAAGTGCCGCAGGAGGAGTTCCTCTGGCAGGATCCCATTCCGCCGGTGGACCACCCGCTGATTGACGAGGCCGACATCGCCCGGCTCAAGCAGCGCCTTCTCAACTCCGGACTGAGCATCCGCGACCTGGTCTATACCGCGTGGTCGGCCGCCTCCACATTCCGCGGGTCCGACAAGCGCGGCGGGGCCAATGGCGCGCGCATCCGGCTGGCACCGCAGAGATTCTGGGAGGCCAACGAACCGGAGCAGCTTGCCCGGGTCCTGGCCGTGCTCGAGCAAATCCAGAGCGAGTTCAATCGTTCCGCCCAGGGCGGTAAGAAGGTTTCGTTGGCCGACCTGATCGTGCTGGGCGGTTGCGCTGCCGTGGAAGAAGCGGCCCGCAAGGCCGGGTACAACGTCACCGTGCCCTTCCACCCCGGACGCACCGACGCCTCCCAGGAGCAAACCGACGTGGAATCGTTCGCCGTGCTCGAGCCCTACGCGGACGGGTTCCGCAATTACCAGAAGAAGGAGTACAGCATTCCGGCCGAATACTTCCTGGTGGACAAGGCGCAGTTGTTGACACTCACCGCGCCGGAAATGACCGTGCTGGTGGGCGGCTTGCGCGTCCTGGGCGCCAACTACAAAAACAGCCCCGATGGCGTGTTTACCCGCCGACCCGGCGTGTTGACCAACGACTTCTTCGTCAACCTGCTGGACATGGGCACGGAATGGAAACGCCTCGATGAACGAGGTAACCGCTTCGAGGGGCGTGACCGCAAGACGGGCGAACTGAAATGGACCGCCACGCGCGTGGACCTGATCTTCGGCGCCGATTCGCGTCTCCGGGCGGTGGCCGAGGTCTACGGCTCGGCCGATGGCGAGGAAAAGTTCGTTCACGACTTCGTGAAGGCCTGGAGCAAGGTCATGCATCTGGACCGGTTCGATCTCAAGCGCAACGGACACCCGCACGCATGA
- a CDS encoding peptidoglycan recognition protein family protein, protein MRGRTRRRTAGANLRAWAWWLCFCIVVPATGTVTAADTPLHIVRKGDTLSGIARQYGVSVTELAKLNDMELDDILRPGQKLKLPQGAQPADPTPAPKTVVVRKNDNLTLIARAHGVDVLDLALANGLTLDSIIHPGQRLVIPSGPVAAPLLPLPAAVRQAIARAPVQKGRWRYIVIHHSATTSGSPRAMDTYHRQVRRMENGLAYHFVIGNGHGMGDGEIHVGARWRRQLPGGHLSREELNQVSLGICLVGDFNRAKPTRRQVESLEALLQALLERCALTPDAITTHKQLVPGHTECPGKLFSLKSVLRGLESSRALSPAS, encoded by the coding sequence ATGCGAGGGAGAACGCGACGCAGGACCGCGGGCGCAAACCTGCGAGCCTGGGCGTGGTGGCTCTGTTTCTGCATCGTCGTGCCGGCCACGGGCACGGTCACCGCGGCTGACACACCCCTCCACATCGTGCGCAAAGGCGACACGCTCAGCGGCATTGCCCGGCAGTATGGGGTGTCTGTGACCGAACTGGCCAAGCTCAATGACATGGAGTTGGACGACATCCTTCGGCCCGGGCAGAAGTTGAAGTTGCCCCAGGGGGCTCAACCGGCGGATCCGACGCCGGCGCCGAAAACCGTGGTGGTGCGCAAGAACGACAATCTGACCTTGATTGCGCGGGCTCACGGGGTGGACGTCCTGGACCTGGCGCTTGCCAACGGGCTGACGTTGGATTCCATCATTCATCCCGGGCAACGGCTGGTGATCCCTTCCGGGCCGGTGGCCGCACCTCTCCTTCCGTTGCCGGCCGCAGTGCGCCAGGCCATCGCACGCGCTCCCGTGCAAAAGGGTCGCTGGCGGTACATCGTCATTCATCACAGCGCCACAACCTCCGGCTCGCCCCGGGCCATGGACACGTACCATCGCCAGGTCCGGCGTATGGAAAACGGATTGGCCTACCATTTTGTCATTGGCAACGGCCACGGGATGGGCGACGGCGAGATCCATGTGGGCGCGAGATGGCGACGCCAGTTGCCCGGCGGACATCTGAGCCGCGAAGAACTCAACCAGGTGAGCCTGGGGATCTGCCTGGTGGGGGATTTCAACCGGGCAAAGCCGACAAGGCGCCAGGTGGAAAGCCTCGAGGCCCTGCTGCAGGCGTTGCTGGAACGCTGTGCACTCACACCGGATGCCATCACCACGCACAAACAACTCGTGCCCGGTCATACCGAATGTCCCGGCAAACTCTTTTCATTGAAATCGGTGCTGCGGGGGCTGGAATCGTCACGCGCCCTCAGTCCCGCGTCGTGA